From a single Cyanobacteria bacterium GSL.Bin1 genomic region:
- a CDS encoding ATP-binding cassette domain-containing protein, producing MPLNSYHLSGGYGSKLILENVNLELHSGEWLSLIGANGSGKSTLIKLLSRILTPVSGTVLLDGKSVHKLPPSVVARSLAILPQQQAIPRGLTVEQFVSLGRTPHQSWYQWDLQTEDKKQVEKAIAETALDSMRDRAVENLSGGERQRAFLALALAQNPKILLLDEPTTYLDLHYQLQLLELLKKLNQQGLTIITVLHEINLASRYSDRLALLKQGKLYAVDEVNTVLTPENLRAVFGVEVAIINTPVGQQIYPLAVSEENHLSTVI from the coding sequence ATGCCCTTAAATAGTTATCACCTCAGCGGAGGTTACGGTTCCAAACTCATTTTAGAAAATGTCAATTTAGAACTGCATTCAGGGGAATGGTTAAGTTTAATTGGTGCGAATGGTTCTGGAAAATCTACGCTAATTAAACTATTATCTCGCATTCTCACCCCTGTTAGCGGAACCGTGCTCTTAGATGGGAAATCCGTCCATAAATTACCCCCTTCAGTAGTAGCGCGATCGCTGGCGATTTTACCGCAACAGCAAGCGATTCCCAGAGGATTAACGGTTGAACAATTCGTCAGTTTAGGGAGAACCCCCCATCAGTCTTGGTATCAATGGGATTTACAAACAGAAGATAAGAAACAGGTGGAAAAAGCCATCGCGGAAACGGCTTTGGACTCCATGCGCGATCGCGCAGTGGAAAACCTTTCGGGAGGAGAAAGACAACGAGCCTTTCTTGCTTTAGCCTTAGCCCAAAATCCCAAAATCTTACTCTTAGATGAACCGACCACTTATTTAGATTTGCATTACCAATTGCAACTTTTGGAGCTATTAAAAAAGCTCAATCAGCAAGGCTTAACCATTATCACAGTGTTACATGAAATTAATCTTGCCAGTCGTTACAGTGACCGGTTGGCGTTACTGAAACAAGGCAAACTTTACGCGGTTGATGAAGTCAACACTGTATTAACTCCCGAAAATTTAAGAGCCGTCTTTGGGGTAGAAGTTGCCATTATTAATACTCCAGTGGGACAACAAATTTATCCCCTAGCGGTCAGCGAAGAAAACCATTTATCAACTGTCATTTAA
- a CDS encoding iron chelate uptake ABC transporter family permease subunit, producing MKNSLNKGVLANYLPKINRSQLTIAFISLGVLLTLALSLSIGSVSFTYREVWQALLQQGDQTHQIIIWQLRLPRVLAAFTVGAALGTSGALLQGMLRNALATPFLLGISAGAGLVVVVLITLNQFLFLIPIAAWVGAIFTTSLVYLLARSGNDIRVERLILGGVAVSSLFGAIQTTLLLLSEDGRIQKALNWIVGSLNGRGWSELTLSAPYIFIALIIACLLSRSLNVLNLGDELAVGLGVSLARSRLLIGGTATLLAASAVSIAGLIGFIGLLVPHGMRFLLGNNDYRLLIPLSAVGGAIVLSLADLLSRMGAVELPVGAVTALIGSPLFVWLLYRRSF from the coding sequence ATGAAAAATTCTCTTAATAAAGGAGTTTTAGCGAATTATTTGCCAAAAATCAATCGTTCCCAACTAACAATAGCTTTCATTAGTTTGGGGGTGTTGCTAACTTTGGCATTATCTCTCTCTATTGGTTCCGTCTCTTTCACCTATCGTGAGGTATGGCAAGCCCTATTACAACAAGGCGATCAAACGCATCAAATTATTATTTGGCAATTACGATTACCCCGTGTTTTAGCGGCATTTACGGTTGGTGCAGCCTTAGGAACCTCAGGCGCCTTATTGCAGGGAATGCTGCGCAATGCTTTGGCAACGCCCTTTCTGTTGGGAATTTCTGCTGGAGCAGGGTTAGTAGTTGTGGTTTTAATCACATTAAATCAGTTTCTTTTTCTGATCCCCATTGCAGCTTGGGTCGGCGCTATCTTCACCACCAGCCTCGTCTATCTCTTAGCGCGAAGTGGTAACGACATTCGAGTGGAACGTCTAATTTTAGGCGGTGTGGCAGTTTCTTCCCTGTTTGGGGCAATTCAAACAACATTGCTGCTGTTATCGGAGGATGGACGCATTCAAAAGGCGCTGAATTGGATTGTGGGAAGTCTCAATGGACGGGGTTGGTCGGAATTAACCCTATCTGCCCCTTACATTTTCATTGCGTTAATCATCGCTTGTCTATTATCTCGTTCGCTTAATGTTTTAAATCTAGGAGATGAGTTAGCAGTGGGCTTAGGAGTCTCTCTAGCGCGATCGCGCTTATTAATCGGCGGGACAGCAACCCTGCTGGCTGCGAGTGCAGTGAGTATCGCAGGGTTAATCGGGTTTATCGGTTTATTAGTTCCCCATGGGATGAGATTCCTGTTAGGAAACAACGATTATCGCCTGTTAATTCCCCTTTCTGCGGTAGGTGGCGCGATCGTGCTATCTTTAGCCGATTTACTTTCTCGCATGGGTGCGGTGGAGTTACCGGTGGGCGCTGTTACCGCGCTGATTGGGTCGCCTTTATTTGTTTGGCTGCTGTATCGTCGTTCGTTTTGA